The region TCATTTAATAAAAGTTATAATGTTTTTTAGTGATATAATTTATCTTAATTTAACTAATGAGGATATTGATGTTTTAGCAGAGCTTGAGAGATTGAGAATTGAAAAATATTACAATGATTAAGTATTAACATCTAAATTTTGATATCATATTTATCTAGATTTATTAATTTACTTTTTTATCAATTTTTTTAAGAATGTAGGAATAATTATATACATTGAATTCTATAAAATTTAAATAATCAATAGATTTGTAACTCATAAGTGTTTTTGTAGGTTAAAAGTTAATTTTAATCATAATATGGTAGATTTTATGAGTTTACGAGTAAAAAAGGGTCTAGAATTTAGTTTTTAATTAGTTTATTATATATAAAATTAAATATAATAGCATGAAAATTTTAGCAATTGATGTGGGTGCAGGTACCCAGGACATCATGTTCTATGATTCTAAAAACACAATTGAAAACTCGGTTAAGCTGGTAATGCCATCTCCCACTAAAATATTTGCAAAAAGAATAAAAAAATGCAAAAATGACTTGTTAATAAGTGGAGAGACCATGGGCGGTGGTCCCATAAATAAAGCAATACAGAAACATCTAACTGAGGGATACAGAGTTGTAATGACAGAAAACGCTGCAAAAACAGTAAGAGATAACCTGGATCATGTTAAATCAAAGGGGATTGAAATAATATCTTCAAAAGAAGAAAATAAATATTCAAATTTTGAAAAAATTGAGTTAATAGATGTTAATTTGGAATCGATAAGAAAATCTTTATCTCAATTTGATGTAGAGCCTGATTTTGATTATATAGGAATAGCAGTACAGGATCATGGATATATGGAAGGAATGGGGGATAGAAACTTTAGATTCATGAAAATAAAAGAAGTGATGGACAAACCAAAATATCCTGAGGAATTTGCATTTTTTAATAACGCTCCTGATTATTTTACAAGGATTAATGCAGTATTTAGAACATTTAAAGGTTATAAAACTACTGTAATGGATTCTAAATTCGCATCAATTTCAGGGGCAACCTGTGATCAGCAGGTAAAGAAACTTGAAAGATATATAGTGATGGACATTGGAAATGGACACACATTGGCCGCTGCAATTAATAAAGGAAAAATATATGGAGTATTTGAGCACCATACTAGTAGTTTGACTCCAGAAAAGATTGAAAATTATGTAAATAAACTTGTAGATGGAACTATAACTCATGAAGAGGTGCATAGTGATCATGGGCATGGGGCATGGTCTTTATCGCCTATAGGGGAATTTGAGGCAATAGTTGCTACAGGGCCTCGAAGGAAAATAATGGAAAAAACTGACTTTAATGTGCATTATGCAGCTCCTGCAGGTGATGTGATGATGACAGGACCTGTTGGATTAATAAAAGCAATTCAATCAAATATTTAAGGAAATAAAACATGATAATAGATCCTCATATTCACAGTAGTTATTCCAGTGATTCAAGAATGACACCTAAAGAAATAATTGAGCAAGCAAGAAAAATAGGTTTGGATGCAATAGCAATTGCTGATCATAACTCAATTAAAGGTGCTCAAGTTGGAATTAAAGAAGCTAAAGGAATCAGTGATTTGATAGTAATACCAGCAATGGAGGTGAGCACCAATAAGGGACATATAGTGGCTTTGGGTATAAATAAAGAAATTAAATCATATATGTCTCCAGAAGAGACTGTTGAAGCTATAAGAGATGCTAATGGGATTGCAATTGCCCCTCATCCATTTGTACGATACAGGGAAGGGCTTTGCGATAAGGTTAAAGATTTAGACATTGATGCAATGGAAACTTTAAACTCTCGTTATGTATTTGGTTATTCCAATTGGCGCGCTAAAAAACTGGCTGAAGAAAGAGGAATACCTCAAATTGGTGCAAGCGATGCGCATTTTTTAGGAGCTATTGGAAGCTGTGTAACAGAATTAGACGCTGATTTTTCTATTGATAGTATAATTGAATGTATTTTATCTGGAAAAACCAATGTATTTGGTGATAGGACTCCTTTACCTTTAATATTGAAGGAAGTTATTGATAAAAAGATTAAGAAAATCTAATTCATTTATTAAATAAAATATTATGTCAAATGACATTTTAAAGGCCCATATGTGCAATGTTAATAGAACATGAAAAATCCAATTGTATTTATTTTTCCTCTTACATAAAATAAATTAGATTAAATTAAGGAGGAATCTCGCATGCAAAAAATATTATTGCCTATAGATGGCTCAGAAAATTCTATGAGGGCTGGAGAATACGCTATTTCTATGGTTGATTTAAATGGCGCAGACATCATTGTTTTATATGTTATTGACACTTCTTACTTGGATGCATTACCACAGCAGGATTTAAGGGATAAAATGAGTGAAGAGTTAAGAAAAGAAGGTGAAATAGCAGTTGAAGAATTTAAAAGTAAATTAGAAGAAAGTCAATGTCAGGGGCATTGTAAAAATGTGAATTTAATCACTAAAATTAAATGGGGTAAGCCTGCAGATGTAATACTTAAAACTATAGATGAAGTAGGTGTGGATCAGGTAACCATGGGAAAATCAGGTAAACAAGGAATAGAAAAGCTTATTCTTGGAAGTACTGCAGATAGAGTGGTCCGAGGATCCAAAGTTTCAGTAAATGTGATATCTTAAGCTTATTTGAGATATTTCAGCTAATTATACATTTTTAAATAAATTTTATTTTCATTTTTTTAAATTTATATTATGATAAAACTTAAATGAGCAATAGTTCTATTAAATTTATGCTCTCTGAACTTTCCCAATTTATCCAGGATAACTTTCTTTATCTTCAACCAGGGTACACAATATTAAATACAGTTGTTTTTGGAATTATACTGGGAATTGCAGTTATTTTAATTATAAAAATGTTTAATTACATTAAAAAGGATCCAAAGGACCTTATACTTCCTGTGATTCCATTTATCTTTTTTGGGTCCAGTGCAAGAGCTCTTGTAGACAATGGAATTTATCCATTAATCCATCTTCTAGTTACTCCAGGCATTTATGTTTTCACAGGTTTAATGACAATTGCAGCACTTTTAGCATCAGTTTATATTGAAAAGAAAACCAAATGGGATTATAGATATTTAATGTTTATTATGGGGTTTATTTTATGTATTCCCAATATTATTTATATAAATAACATGAATATAGTTGCATTCTTTGAAGTTATTGGAGTATGGGCAGTATTTTCATCTATTTTCGTTCTTTTAAGGAATAAATGGGCTCTTCTAAAGAGTAAAGCTAATTTATATGCCCTTTCAGCTCATTTGTTTGATGCAGCCTCTACATTTATAGCTGTTGACTTATATGGCTATGGGGAGCAGCATGTACTTCCAAACGCCCTTACAAGCCTTGCAGGAACTGCATTTGTAATGTTTCCCCTAAAAATAGCAGTTATTTTAGCCGCTCTTTACGTGATTGATGAATATATTGAAGATAATACTATAAAAAACATGTTGAAGCTTGCTATATTTATTTTAGGACTTGCACCCGGTCTTAGGAATTTTTTAAGCCTGTGTATAGGTGCATAATCTAAAAGATTTATTAAAATTAAATCATTTTTTTACAAGATTTTATCCATATTTTTTTATTAATGTATACCCAATATTATTATACAAATTGCCAAACCAAAGGAGAAATTATTTTATGTATATAGAAAAAGTAAAAAACGAGATGAATCTACCGGAAACGGTAAGAATATTTGACACGACTCTAAGAGACGGTGAACAAACACCTGGAGTTGCAATAACTGTAGATGAAAAGATAAGAATTGCAAAAAGACTCGATGAATTAGGTGTTAATGTAATTGAAGTTGGATTTCCAGCATCTTCAAGCGGTGAAAAAGAAGCGGCACGTGAAATCCTTAAACTTGGTTTAAATGCTCAGGTTTGTGGTTTGGCAAGAGTTTTAAAGGAAGATTTAGATGCAGCAATAGATTGTGACGTGGATTACATTCATACATTTGTAGGAACTTCTCCACTTCACAGGGAATTCAAGCTTAAAATGGAAAAAGAGGAGATTTTAGCTAAAGCAGTGGATGCTGTAGAATATATAAAAGATCATGGAATTGTAGCTGAATTTTCAGCAGAAGACGCTACAAGAACTGAATTTGATTATTTAAAGGATATTTACAAGGCTGTTGAAGATGCAGGGGTAGATTACATAAATGTGCCGGATACAGTAGGTGTAATGATTCCTACATCCATAAAATGGCTTATTCAAAACCTTAAAGAACATTTAAACAGCCCTATAAGTGTGCATTGTCATGATGACTTTGGACTTGCAGTTGCAAACTCTCTTATGGCTGTAGAAGCTGGTGCAAGTCAGGTTCATGCCACTGTAAATGGGTTAGGTGAAAGGGCAGGAAATGCTTCATTAGAAGAGGTTGTAATGTCTTTAATCTCAGAATATGGTATTAAAATGGATATTAAAACAGAAATGCTTGTTAATCTCTCTGAATTTGTTTCAAGAATTACAGGGGTTAAGATGCCTCCGAATAAGGCTATAGTTGGGGAAAATGCCTTTGCTCATGAAGCAGGAATACATGTGCACGGTGTACTTGCAAAGGCAGAAACTTATGAGCCTATCACTCCAGAAATAGTGGGACACACAAGAAGAATTGTATTAGGGAAACATACTGGTGCAAATGCAATTAAAGCTAAATTGGACGAATATGGAATAGAATTAAACGATGATCAATTCAAAAAGGTATATGATCAAGTTAAGGCCCTTGGGGATAAAGGTAAATGTGTAACAGACGCTGATTTAAAAGCATTAGCTGAAAGTGTGCTTGGAAAGGCGAAAAAAGAGATTGTAAGGCTTGAGGGGTTTTCTGTAATGACTGGAAACAGTGTGATGCCCACAGCAACTGTAAAACTTACAATTGATGGAGAAACAAAAACCGTTGCAAAAACGGGTGTTGGACCAGTAGACGCAGCTATTAACGCTATACAAAGTGTTGTTGGTGAAATTGCAGATATTGAACTGCAGGAATATAATATTGAAGCTATAACTGGCGGGACAAATGCACTTGCTGAAGTTTTTGTTATTATGGGAGATAAAAATGGAAATCGTGCAACTGGAAGGTCTACAACTGAAGATATAGTAATGGCCAGTGTAGAGGCAGTTTTAGATGCAATAAACAAAATACTTATCCTAAGATAACAATAATATATTAACTGAACTAATGAATAAGGGCATGAAGGAGGCATAAAATGGTAAATGCCAGGATTCTTGTTGTAGAGGATGAAAGAATCACTGCTGAAGATATAAAAGACAGTCTAATTAATCTGGGATATGAAGTATCTGATTTAGTTTCTTCTGGTGAAGAAGCTGTTAGGAAGGTTGAAGAGCTTCAACCAGATCTTATTCTTATGGATATCCGTCTTGAGGGTGAAATGGATGGTATAGAGGCTGCAGATAAAATTAGGGAAAAATATGATATTCCTGTAATTTATTTAACTGCTTATTCTGATAATAAAACGTTAGAAAGGGCAAAAAAATCGGAACCGTCGGGTTTTATACTTAAAGAATCCTCTGGAATTATATATAAACCTTTTGAAGAGGATGAACTCCATAGTATCATCGAGATAACTCGTTATAAGCATAAAATGGAAAAGGATCATGAAAAATGGGTTTCATCATTACTTGAAAATATTGATGAAGGTTTAATTGCAATAGGCCACAAAGGAACGATAAAATTCATGAACCACATAGCTGAAAATATTACGGGCTGGCTACAAAAGGATGCTGCTGACAGGGATTTAAATGAAGTTTTTAAAATCTATGATATGGAATCAGGAGCTATTAAAGAGATTAAACTGGATAATGGTACTTATTCTTTGGGAGAAGTACTGCTTATAAATAAAAAAGGGGAAAAAGTTTCTTTAAATGCTAAATTAAATGATATGGGAGATACTGGGGGAGAAATAGAAGGCATGGCATTAACCTTCCGCCATATGGGCTAAATCTAATATTTAGAATTATAATAAAATCTGTAATGGGGAGGTAGTATGGGAAATACGCAGATTCTTGTTGTAGAGGATGAAAGAATTACTGCTGAAGATATAAAAGCAGCACTGGAAAGTGTAGGGTATATGGTGCCAGAAATAGTGGCTTCTGGTGAAGAAGCTATTAAGAAAGTGGAAGAACTTCAACTTGATCTGATTCTTATGGATATTCAGCTTGAGGGTGAAATGGACGGTATAAGGGCTGCAGATAAAATCAAGGAAAAATATGATATTCCTGTAATTTACTTAACAGCCTATTCTGATAACAGAACAGTACAAAGAGCAAAAATAACAGAACCTTCAGGTTACATTCTTAAAGAGCCATTTGGATTTATTAGAAAGCCTTTTGAAGAAAGTGAGTTACGTACTGCTATTGAAATAACTCTCTACAGACATAAAATAGAAAAAAGACTTAGAGATCATGAGCAATGGCTTAATGCAATATTAAAAAGTGTAAACGATGCTGTAATTGCTACTGACTCTAAGAGGCAGATTAAATTCATGAATCCTGTTGCTGAAGACCTTACTGGATGGATACAGGAGGATGCTATAGGGGAGAGCTTAGAGAATGTGTTCTTAATTGAAAGTGAAGAACTAGATAACTTTGATGAACCATTAGAACTAGTAGGTTCCTTTAACACTATAATAATAATCTCTAAAGATGGGACTAAAATGCCAGTAGATGGTAGTATTACACATATTAAAGATGAAAAAGGGAATATAAAAGGTTTAGTATTGGTTTTTAGAAAAAATCCGTTCAAAATAGCTATTTGAACATTTATTATCTGCAGTTTGTTAAAATTATTAGAAAATACCTGTTTTCAATGGTAAAATCTCTTTAAATATTGATATATTCACATATAATTGCTTAATTGGGTTTTATGGAGCGATGTGATTAATTAATAATTTTACCGAGTTTTAAGCGAGAATGTAATAACAATATAATTGGTAAATTTAATCTTTTAAAGGGCTAATTTCTTGTAATTAAAGTACTAATACTCTTAATTTGTAAATAATCCCTTAATATAAGTTAATATGGGATTTAGTGTTAATTAACTATTTGTTATATGGCATGAAGTTTCAATAAAGGGTATATAAAACATAAATTATATATATTAATTAAATGATTAACTTATATTAATAATGCCCAATGGGCATGGTTATTCTTTGGAGGTTATCAAAATCGAAGATTTTGGAACCTTTCGAAAATCTTCGATTTTCGAAGGCCAGAACACTGTCAAAATTCTTAAATTTTGACGTTGAAGGAAACGGAGTTTCATGAACCGCAAATCAGAAGATTTGAAGGCAGCAAAAAACTTTGTTTTTTACATGCTATGTGTTCGATGGCCCCAAATATTCCATATTTGGAGGTTAAAGTGATGTCAGAGGAAAATGTTGTATACATTGGAAATAAACCTGTAATGAACTATGTTTTAGCGGTTGTGACTCAAATGAACGGCGGATCTAGAGAAGTTATTTTAAAGGCACGTGGAAGAGCTATTAGTAGGGCTGTTGACGTTGCTGAAATTGTAAGAAATAGGTTTATATCAGATGTAGAACTTGGATCTATAGATATATGCACAGAAGAAATCATGAGTAATGAAGGCACAGCAACAAATGTTTCAGCTATTGAAATACAGCTTTGCAAGTAAATTCAACAATATAACTCCAAAAATTGAAACCATTGGGTTTCATTTTTAATTCAATTTTTAATTTATGTTAGTCATATTTTTAGCCTTTAAACTGATTTTTAAGCTAAAAACGAATATATTTTTCTATTAAGAATAAATAATTAAAGTGGCTCTATTTTTGAAATTCAAAACTTATTGTGAGCTTTATTTTAATCGTCATCTAATTTTAAAATAAAAAGTTAGATGGAATATAAGATTCCATCTTTTTTTGCAAATATATACATA is a window of Methanobacterium sp. DNA encoding:
- a CDS encoding universal stress protein, with translation MQKILLPIDGSENSMRAGEYAISMVDLNGADIIVLYVIDTSYLDALPQQDLRDKMSEELRKEGEIAVEEFKSKLEESQCQGHCKNVNLITKIKWGKPADVILKTIDEVGVDQVTMGKSGKQGIEKLILGSTADRVVRGSKVSVNVIS
- a CDS encoding 2-isopropylmalate synthase — protein: MYIEKVKNEMNLPETVRIFDTTLRDGEQTPGVAITVDEKIRIAKRLDELGVNVIEVGFPASSSGEKEAAREILKLGLNAQVCGLARVLKEDLDAAIDCDVDYIHTFVGTSPLHREFKLKMEKEEILAKAVDAVEYIKDHGIVAEFSAEDATRTEFDYLKDIYKAVEDAGVDYINVPDTVGVMIPTSIKWLIQNLKEHLNSPISVHCHDDFGLAVANSLMAVEAGASQVHATVNGLGERAGNASLEEVVMSLISEYGIKMDIKTEMLVNLSEFVSRITGVKMPPNKAIVGENAFAHEAGIHVHGVLAKAETYEPITPEIVGHTRRIVLGKHTGANAIKAKLDEYGIELNDDQFKKVYDQVKALGDKGKCVTDADLKALAESVLGKAKKEIVRLEGFSVMTGNSVMPTATVKLTIDGETKTVAKTGVGPVDAAINAIQSVVGEIADIELQEYNIEAITGGTNALAEVFVIMGDKNGNRATGRSTTEDIVMASVEAVLDAINKILILR
- a CDS encoding DUF63 family protein; the encoded protein is MLSELSQFIQDNFLYLQPGYTILNTVVFGIILGIAVILIIKMFNYIKKDPKDLILPVIPFIFFGSSARALVDNGIYPLIHLLVTPGIYVFTGLMTIAALLASVYIEKKTKWDYRYLMFIMGFILCIPNIIYINNMNIVAFFEVIGVWAVFSSIFVLLRNKWALLKSKANLYALSAHLFDAASTFIAVDLYGYGEQHVLPNALTSLAGTAFVMFPLKIAVILAALYVIDEYIEDNTIKNMLKLAIFILGLAPGLRNFLSLCIGA
- a CDS encoding DUF1786 domain-containing protein; protein product: MKILAIDVGAGTQDIMFYDSKNTIENSVKLVMPSPTKIFAKRIKKCKNDLLISGETMGGGPINKAIQKHLTEGYRVVMTENAAKTVRDNLDHVKSKGIEIISSKEENKYSNFEKIELIDVNLESIRKSLSQFDVEPDFDYIGIAVQDHGYMEGMGDRNFRFMKIKEVMDKPKYPEEFAFFNNAPDYFTRINAVFRTFKGYKTTVMDSKFASISGATCDQQVKKLERYIVMDIGNGHTLAAAINKGKIYGVFEHHTSSLTPEKIENYVNKLVDGTITHEEVHSDHGHGAWSLSPIGEFEAIVATGPRRKIMEKTDFNVHYAAPAGDVMMTGPVGLIKAIQSNI
- a CDS encoding response regulator, which gives rise to MVNARILVVEDERITAEDIKDSLINLGYEVSDLVSSGEEAVRKVEELQPDLILMDIRLEGEMDGIEAADKIREKYDIPVIYLTAYSDNKTLERAKKSEPSGFILKESSGIIYKPFEEDELHSIIEITRYKHKMEKDHEKWVSSLLENIDEGLIAIGHKGTIKFMNHIAENITGWLQKDAADRDLNEVFKIYDMESGAIKEIKLDNGTYSLGEVLLINKKGEKVSLNAKLNDMGDTGGEIEGMALTFRHMG
- a CDS encoding PHP domain-containing protein, coding for MIIDPHIHSSYSSDSRMTPKEIIEQARKIGLDAIAIADHNSIKGAQVGIKEAKGISDLIVIPAMEVSTNKGHIVALGINKEIKSYMSPEETVEAIRDANGIAIAPHPFVRYREGLCDKVKDLDIDAMETLNSRYVFGYSNWRAKKLAEERGIPQIGASDAHFLGAIGSCVTELDADFSIDSIIECILSGKTNVFGDRTPLPLILKEVIDKKIKKI
- the albA gene encoding DNA-binding protein Alba produces the protein MSEENVVYIGNKPVMNYVLAVVTQMNGGSREVILKARGRAISRAVDVAEIVRNRFISDVELGSIDICTEEIMSNEGTATNVSAIEIQLCK
- a CDS encoding response regulator, encoding MGNTQILVVEDERITAEDIKAALESVGYMVPEIVASGEEAIKKVEELQLDLILMDIQLEGEMDGIRAADKIKEKYDIPVIYLTAYSDNRTVQRAKITEPSGYILKEPFGFIRKPFEESELRTAIEITLYRHKIEKRLRDHEQWLNAILKSVNDAVIATDSKRQIKFMNPVAEDLTGWIQEDAIGESLENVFLIESEELDNFDEPLELVGSFNTIIIISKDGTKMPVDGSITHIKDEKGNIKGLVLVFRKNPFKIAI